The genomic segment GCGTCTAATATATCTCTTGAGAAGAAGCCAGGCTTATTCGAAGACAGATCTATTGCTAGTCGTCTTCGGCTGTTTGTTGAAGCGGCGCTCGTGGATGGTGAAGTGGAGAGACGACTCTTGCCTCCCTCCTTTGCCTTACCCCTCCTTCCGTTGTTACTGCCTTGTTTCATTTTAATTATTTCACTTTCCGTGCTGGTTTATGGATAAAATGCACAGCGGGGCGTCTGCCAATCACTTCCGTCAACCAATCATAGTGACTGGTGGTGAAACACTGCTCTCCACGCGCAGCTTTCTTCTACGATGTGGTctcggagtgagtgagtgaaagcttgcgagtgaaccggcgaacgcggttcaagcTCCCGTGCGCCAGCGAGGAACGCAGCGTGCCCTCTTCTGTGGCTCGGGAggaacgtgggggggggggggggggtcaggcgAAAGAGGAGGGGCGTTCGTCGGCGGCTGCCAGGGTGTCTCGGTGTCCTCTTCGCCTGCCGCTCCGTAAAGAGTGGAGACATTGCGGCGTCCACTACGGTGTCGGCCACGCGAATCGCAGACggcgtagggacgcgttgccggcgttcctgtgtcttgaaagcgagctgcgacgtggccaaagtgcgcccCCTGCGCTGggctcatcttcaaagcgatcttcAATGTttacagagtgcgcgtagtgccggtagctttgtatgcgctgtgctttcgacgtttcgttcgctttgaagcgacagatgcacagaggtcaattggctcgcggttgctgccgtgattcctaactccagcgttttcaccgGCAGTTTCCGCTGTGATCCAGCGAGATGTGTTTCTGTTTACCTGTGTGTGCGTGACggcgtgctggttaatttagccaaacacgttgacgggctagttggtttacacCCATGATAGAAtaggtaagcgcgactgaacaaggacgtcgAAAGAAGCAGAAAAGCAAACACAGCGCCGTCTCTGGGtgtctgtttcctttttttctatgtCCTCGTTGCCTGACGCTTACAAATGCTATCATTGTTAATGTCGTTAGTAAGTAAACCTTTACGGTTTATACGACCtgtaaaattactatccttacttactACGCCTGtcggtgcttcacctttcggaCCGAACTGAGAATTTTTTGCCCCTATCACCATCTGTCCTTTTGCCGATTTGATCTCAATTTAACGCATTTAAAACCTCTATCACAATATTCTACAGTTAGCTACGCATTGTAATCACCGGCAATATAAATTTCttcccagaattttttttcttttcagcaatactctaaacgtctcctACTTATCTCCACTGTTGAAGAGTTAATCCTTCCATATTTCTGAATcccaacgcttctggaaggtgcacaCTCCACAGGGGTCTCGCTGGGTGTATAATGGCGTTTCATTACGATTTAGCGAGCGGTTtacgttatttttttattttttctgtggcGCATATTTCCTCCGGTATGTTTTTGAAATGAGGAAGCCAGATGAGGCCTCAAAttgcaaggcactgccctttgggTTATCCTACAGATTTAACTCGCGAGTTTTTTTATTGCCGATCTATAAATATCCGTAGTCTTTTATTCGTTTGCATCCTTTGCATTCCATTTAGTACAGAATGACATTCATGAAATATCGCGCTGGCACCATGACACTTTCCGAATTTCTAGCACCACCTCGTGTTGTAGCCCGAAAGTGCAGCAACGACGCTGGCAGCGACAGCTTCTGAGGCATTCTTTAACTACAAGGTGTTAGACACGTCTTCGTGTTCCAGAGGTGTTCTTGTCAAGGGCGTTCGAATTTCTGCGAGGCACAGCCGGTTTTCTGTATCGCATCTTCTCGCAAAGCATTTGCTTACTATAAGCGAAGGTCACCGGCGGCCTCGGTGGACATCAAAACGATATCGGCCGCAACAGttatcgctgtaaaaaaaatagtGTGAATGTGTCTGTCCCATATCGCGCAGCCGAATTAGTCGCAACCGTACATAGAAAAGCAGTGTTGCCATTTCCCCCGATATTTCACCACATATAGCGTGTTTATGGCTTACTATAGCTGCAATTGTTACCTTTTGCGAATAACTGTCATCGATGGAATTTCGTATCTCTAGTGGCTGTAGAAACTCTCACTCACCAGCCACTGATGTAGATGTTGAAAAGCGAACATTAAAACTTAGAATCGAAGAAAAAGCGGTAAGGTTAATTTTCAGCAAATCTGCAGCTACTAAACACCCCATCGCATTATCGAAAGTCAACAGGATTGGGATGTTAGAATTTGAAAGGGGGAAGTACAGATTAGAGCTCATTTTGCACTTACTTGATGAAAAGCTGGCCTCATATGTCTGTTTATACGAATCTCTCGTTACAACCTGACATAATAAGCACCGTAACCCTGATTCGTTTATGCCAACTTTTCCAAGAAGTGATATACgcaagttttctttttcgcgAATGATAGCGGAATCGAATAAACCGAAGTGTTGCCTCATCACCAGTGGCAAAGTtgtattcatttttatttatggTAGTTATGCAATCTGTTGATACCCATGCTGCCCTCCTTGGGAACGTGAAGAGACTGCGCGCGCCCTTCCCGCTTTGCTCCCTCGCGAGCGCGAGAGGTCTGCACGCgccctctccgctttcctcccttgctaACGCGAGAGGACTGCGCGCTCCCTCCTTTGCGAAGCGAGAAGACTGCGCGCGCCCTCCCCGCTTTACGCCCTTGCGAACGTGAGAAGACTGCACGTGCCCTCCATGCTTTGATCCCTTGCGAACGTGAGGAGACTGCGCGCgccctccccgctttcctcccttacgAGCGTGAGAATACCAGGGCCAGTTTTCGCTCGCTCCTAAGCACGCGGCGCGtggccgcgatgttatcgcaccaGGACTTCATAAAGCGCgtgacggtgacgccgacggtggaaattcgcctggagtgtccatataatttgtATCACAATAACAATCAAACACAAGCGCATATATATGTAAAGCAAGAATGTTCCCTTATATTTAGTACCACGGTTGTCCTGGCTATAGTGCAAAAAAAGGCAGCTAACTGTACCAGGTATTACGGTTCGACTTTATACAATAGATGGCTAAGTTGTCATTAATAAAACTGGCCATCTTCTCAACCACTTTTCGAGCCTGTTTGAAAACAAGGTCCTCAAAAACGCATGGGTACTCTGTGATTAGTTTCCCAAACACACCGAATAAATGGTTTCCGAAAAGATCAGAAGTCGTGGGGGAGCGAAAGCTTTTGTATTGGACTTGTGTCCAATACAGTTACCCTGGTATTCTCACGCTCGTAAGGGAAGAAAGCGGGGTGGGCGCGCGCAGTCTCCTCACGTTCGCAAGGGACTTGTGTCCAGTACATAGTAAATAGGCTTTTTGCAAGAAAAACAACGCTGGCTTTGATGCAAAATATAATACTGTGACGTGACTACACTATTAAAAAGACTAAATGACgcaatgcaagaaaaaataataaattgtcATGTAGACTTTCGCCGCAACGTTACAGTGATTGTAGGGCCGTTACCCTTACATGCACGGCTTAAAACTATCACTTTTCATCGATCATAGCCCCCGAGTCATATGCCCACGATTAATCACATGTCCTTCCGGTAATTCGACGATTATCCTAAACTTTCTTGCGATACGAAGTACTTATCCTTAATTTCGCTCACAATGTATGTGAGACACCCGAGCATAATTGCCAAAACAGCATACCAGAGAAGGGAGTTTAACATCAGTTCGCCTTTTCtgttttccattttcttttccATTCAAGGCTTACTGCTGGAATGAAGCCCAAGGCTGCAATTTCGTCGGTCCCCTGGCGGCCCTTTTGCGACACTTCGAAGCAGAGTGCGCCTTCCACTCGTTCCCGTGTCAAAGGTGCGGCGAGAACGTCCCGAATGCTCAGCTAGCAGCCCACTACATCGGCCGGTGCAGCAACGGTTCCTCGCCTGGTGGCGCCACCATCGTTACCGATGACGTAGCTGCGGCTCGGCAAGACGTCGAGCAGCCACGGCAGAACACCTACGAAGATGACATCTCGACGCTTCAGAGTAAGGTGAACGAGCTTACGCAAGCTGCCAGAATGCAAGGCGCTCCTCCGCTGGAGGAGTGGAACGCCGCGCTGGCGGGAAGCCTCCAGTCCCTGAATGCCAATGTTGCGCTAGCCGCCGAGAAATTATCCGAGACAATTGGCGATGTCTCGCAGGCGCATCAGCGCATGGTATCTCGGAACGCAGAGGAAAGCTCATTGGCAAGAGAAAGTGAGCTGGTCCGCAGAGAAACGCGTTCTGATGCAGAGACGGCATGGCGGGAGGAAACGAGAGACATCCTTCGAAATTTGGAAATATGTGCCAGAGAATCAGTGTCCTGTCTTCAGTGCATGTATCGAACGCTAAGAAAAGGAGACGAGCTTTTTCCGACAGTTCAGGTGTTTCCAGTGCCACCGAGAATCGAAGACTCGACTGCAAGAATGGGCGACTCATGCCCGCCAAGCtgcgcagaagaaaaagaagcagtttACCTTGTGTTCGTATCGAACCCCGAAGAAACTCGCAACCTCCCCTTGCCTTATGCAGAGGCTAGCTTCCACCGACGAGGCGCGTGGTGCAGAGTTCTTTTTGGGATAAGATATGGAACGTATTTGCCACTTTTACTGCCACCGTTTGTCGCACATTTACGACGGGGACTCGAATTCCACTGGCGTAGTGAGCAGCGAACTATCCGCAATATACCGCAGGTCGTTAGGGTGTCAATATTACACAGCGGTGGTTACATTGATTTACCGCTGGTGGAAGAAAGTAATTCGCTACGGCAGATTGCGTACTCCGACGAGGAATGGCGCATGTATGTAGTTGAAAACCAACTGAGATTCGAAATCGTCGTACGTGACTGACAATAACGCGCGACTCATTTTCTCACTCGTAAATGTTTTACAGCTTTGTCCATTCGGGGACTCCCAGCCAGCAAGCACCAATTTCGTGTTACAAGCCGAAGGAGGTGCTTACACTCATTTTTGAGTGTAAAAGCCCTGGGTCATCTCTTTATTCTTGCACAGAAATACAAAGAGCAAACTTCGCGAATGTGGTGGGAGGGTGAGGGTAGGTTCTGCAAGCGTCCACTCAGTGGACTGTTCATTTCGGCGGCTGCTGATTGCGTGGAGCTGTATTAGTGCACAGGAGAGTGTCTGCGGGCGTCCTCCTCGTTCTTGCTCCTACCCCATCCCAGCCAATCACCACTTGAGCAGCATaggaaatggacatgtccactaagtGGACATTTATTGAATAGCCTCCCCCCAGATGCTTAGTAAGTACCGGGCTCCACATCTACATCTGCTACATGTACATGTTTATCGTTCGAATGACATAGGTAAGACGCGAATTAAGTAAGCCTGTAATACGCTGCAAGGCCGGCTGTTGCAGATTGTGTTCTTGAATGACATTTGTGGCACTTATTAAACTTACAAACTGGACAAATTGGTATGAACTCATTATAAAGAATGATGCAAACCTAATGTAACTTCAGGAAACCTACTGCGGTGGTGGTAGAGGAACTTGGCCAATAAACTTCTGTGAAGAGTGGGCACGTGTCGTGTGATTGTAATATTTATTGACGACACATTTATGTCCTTTGTTTTTCAGAAAGCCAGTCTATTCTAATCTTGGACTCATTTATATCTAGTGCACGTAGAACTAGCTACGAGAATCAAAACGCCTGTGATCGTTGGCAGAAAGCAATCGACAAGCCTTGCTTTTCGATTACTCTGGAAAGGATAGGTAGAAATGACAAAGGAAGGTTTCAAAGCGAAGCATCAATAGCGTGAACTATATGAAAGCCGAGTGGGAGTCGCCGACTTCACACGTTGGAGCGTTTTAGTCGCACGGCATTCAGTCAATTGAGTCACACGTAGCTAGTAGAAAGATATGAGGTTTTGCTTAACGTCACCGAAGAGTTCGCGCTATAGGTACATCAGTGCACAATTGTACGACACAATCATGAGCTCTGAATCGCTTCTAATATGGGCACACCAAGGATGCGAAAAACTTCGTGCATTTTTCGCATGGTACAGGCCGCTAAATTTAGCGCATACTCTATATATATCGTTTCCGTGGAGCCTGGAGCACTCGATGTAAGCATGTTTTTCTAATGTCACTGCCTATGAGCTCCTCGCCACATTTTCGGATCCGTGAAGTCAAGAGGACCACGCGGATACCCGACTTTTATGGGTGGGTTgacttttgtgacatttcttGCCGTTTTTCCTTCGGCTACGCCGTGACTGTGTGTTGAGCCTAACCGTGTTAGGGTTCGCACGGCGTGGCATCGCTCGCCCGCCTCTTCTCGTTGGAGGCTCTTCCACGGACTTTGTGATGGAGTATAAGGTGGAAGGGGAGCTTTTAGCCCCCGAGGACTTCACTAAAGACACCGGGTGGCAGCTAGTTGCCGCCAGACATTCTTCAATGAGAATGGGAAACGCAGCCAACGCCAGTGCCAAATTTTTATTGATTATGTCTGTTTAAACAACTGCTTACCCACAATCACACTAATTATTCAAGCAATGCATCAAGTAAGTTATAAGAAATGTTATGAGTCTCACTCATCCAACGGTTTTCTTTTATCCACAGAGCGCCACAAATGCATGGCACTCATTTTATCATATTTTGGGTGAATGCTGCGAAActgatgacaccagtttcccccCCAAAAAATTTTCAGTGGCTGCAGGTTGCATAAAGTGGAAATCTGGCTCCCCAGGGTTTTAGAGATTTTGGTGGGGAGTTCGACATCTCTATTGACAACCGCCACCTTTTTCAATGCCAAAATCATTGCGCATTTCAATGTTTCCTCACTTCAAGTGAACTATTAGGCTTGGATAGCTCTTGTGAGGCATGTTCAGAGCTTCAACTTCGTACCGACGATTACGAGGAAGAGTTTAAATCTCTGCTGGCCTCACTAGCTTGAATTTGGTTCACTGAAGATGCTTTTCCACTGGCACCTCTGTGGTTTCCTATATTCACAGTGCCAGAAATAATGTGTCATATGTGACCTCCATTCCAAGAAATGTCAAGCTTCAAATAGACAGTTTCTGTGAGAATGTCTATCTGCAACttaggacgatgagcaaaacgagaaaaaggtGAAAGCAGAGGCcaccgtttcgacaagtgggcttgtcttcttcaaggcgacgtatgctttccgcGCCACAGTATATATCAGTAGGGTACTtataaaggggagagggtgtatgGCCGTTGGACGCGGCAACGAGCGCAGGTGTgtcagcgtgtcgaattgagaataaagaagcgctgtgcacaaggccagggacctGGCCGAATGTCAAGCACGTGTCAACGCCGGCATGTCAACGGCGTATGACATGCCGGctgggaaaaaaaggaaggaaagaaatgtaaaaaagaaaaatatataagaAAGCAAATAAGTGTTGttgtctatagcttgaaatttagcatagcgaatagattctaaagctccctttgaaacgtttatgcctattggttgcaatcattgtcttgaacttatggataacgCTTGATTCTCTGTATCTTCTTTCTCATTCAGAACGAGAATTTGTCTGTAAGAtgtagagcttaagttcatcaaagttatgacctggtggGTTGAAAttctcggcgacggctttgggaagcttttcagctgtgtccgcgcgatgtccgtttaatctgacgttcattgattgtcccgtttcaccaatatattgtttcttaaAGAAGGGACATTCAAGCATAtgaatcacatccgaacttgtgcaagtgaaattAGATTTTGCTTcctgtgtataactatttgcgatgcttttaattttaatgtcactttgaaggtgcctacaagttttgcacctggggcgacaacgtgcttttattacgggcgaatgctgttggctgacttttgcgcgCACCAACATGTCTTAAAGATTCCTGTTGCGGCGATtggtaaccctaggtacatccgggaacgctttccTCAGACGCTCGTTTTTTTTAtcatattgggtggtattttcgtaggatgtagTTTATGCTTGGGAgtgcattggaatattttgttataaaagccggcggtctgtcagattctggtgtggcctgtttcttcgccaattcagactgtctctccaattttgacgcggcatcatacgctctatcgagagcaactttgGCACAGTTCCTTTCCGCAAGATTTAAATGACCTTAAAAGAACGCTAGCaaaaaggaactatccccaagttgctctcgatagagcatatgatgccgcgtcaaaatTGGGGAGAGTCGAAATTGGCGAAGAAACAGgccacaccagaatctgacagacagccggcctttataacaaaatattctaatgcactctcAAACAttaacaacatcctacgaaaataccacccaatatgaTCAAGAAACGAGCGTCTGAggaaagcgttcccggatgtacctagggttagCTATCGCTGCAACAGGAACTGTAAATACATGTTGGTGCGCGCAAAAGTCAGTCAACCGCATtccccccgtaataaaagcatgctgtcgccccaggtgcaaaacctgtaGGCACCTTGAAAGTGACATTAAATGTAacgcaccgcaaatagttatacagtcgccgaccgtttgtTTATTCGGACGTCACAAAGACTGCAgaaatgtctgaataaacaggtgtccggaaaagcagattaagaaaaaaaatgaaatgttttatttccacgcacttattcgggctcggcagtaggcttgaagaaatcgcgaatgcgccgttgcacgctatTCCTTTTACGTGCATTCAGtaaagcctgaatctcggagagggtcgtacggtcactatagacGGCTGAAAGCAcggtcactgcttgtgcacgctccgcatacGACGGCActgtagcacatggtgcgtcatcttccgactcggagtcatcgtccggagGTGCAGCAGagacctgacgaatgatctcgccgtcatcgagttctgcgcatgtcagtacagcagcgtGAGCATCTGTtgaactgtcaaatgagacggtgtccggaaccaCCGcccaggtctcggcagaacacttTCGGCGGCAGTAGggtgcacatcggaaggcgacaaatcctaggctcccggcacccgcttgccggcattccccagcgcattCTGCGCGGAcactgtcggtgccattagaAGACACTTGACGCTATGTTTCCGTATGTCACGTTGCATCACCGCAACTATAACactgcacacaaagcaaacatcaccacgccgtcacgctgatgccagtcgcacaaacgaaaaacgtggcctactcgcagcgtcgtgcgcgaagaaacaaacaaatcagctccTGGATTGtattgacatggcttactaagctgagaccggaactgctgtagccacgaaccaggcagaaacgatgatgatgagtggggatttgcagtagcaccagttcgtggggcagcaaggcggctccgttcaaaacaaaaatggcgttcagcaagtccaaccatgcaccggtcagagtcggtgcatggtgctttcgatcgagttggctcaaggagtgtccgaaaaatcagacgagaggtcgcaaggtgtccgaactttcggcagttgttatacattatggtctatggggagaatgccGGTgcagcgaagcagaccgaataatcgagcatgtctgatattttggagtccgaaaaatccgtcagcgactgcacacacgaagtcaaatctacCTTCCTTGTACAAGTTcgaatgtgatttatatgcttgaatgttccttctgtaagaaacaatatatcggtgaaacaggacaatcaatcaACGTCAGATTACACGGACGTCGAGCGGTcgcagctaaaaagcttcccaaagccgtcgccaagcatttcaaccaacctgTCATAACTTTGATGTACTTAAACTCTGCATCTTACAAAttttcgttctgaacgagaaagaaaatacagagaatcacaccttatccataagttcaagacattgcaaccaataggcataaacgtttcaaagcgatctattcgctatgctaaatttcaagctatagacaacaacacttagtttggtaaCTTAGattttttattatctttttcttcattttttttcttgctttttttttccagccggcgtgtcagacgccgctGACACGCAGTCTAATACGCGGGCATTGACACGTGCTTGACATTCGGCcgggtcactggccttgtgcacagagctgctttattctcaattcgacacacACCTTCGCtcattgccgcacccacccgtcttacaccctctcccctttagaagaaccccaccgaTATATACTGTGGCCAGGAATGCATAcgtcgccttcaagaagacaagtccacctgtcgaaacgttagctcctgctttcaccttcttctcgttctgctcatcgtcttgaatttccatctcccgcattccccgtgttttatCTACAACTTAGAAGCACTGACACAAACAGAAACTATCAAATGAACTGCTAATATTGAAATAATGAAAGCTACCCACAAAAATTCGCCATAAGATATGGAGACTAGTGGgggtttcctgaaaaaaaaaaaggttggctTGGAAATAGTCAAGGCACGTCGGGATAAGACTGTGCTTATCTGAAAGTTTTCCGCACGGATGGGTGCGAACATTATAAATGTGTGAGCCAGTGCTTTGAACAGTGCTACAGGTATGCAGGTGAGTATCGGTGAAAGTGACTCGATAAATATGAGCGAGTGCACTCATAAAATATTGGTTAGCAAGAGCAAGTGTCTCACAATCTGTTCTTGAGAACGAAGCAATGGTGTCAGAGAAATCTTACCAAGCTGGTCTGGCAGGAACACTGGGGCTGTCAAAGAACGCAGCAGCAGTGCTGCATCCTGAAGATAATGCACAAGCAATGTTattgcaaatcagttctgcagaaattCACGAACTAGAGGAAGCttcatgaaagtgaaaaaaatgtCATACACCCAACAACGGCCTTCACATATTACTAGCCCATAAATAACTGCACATCCACTTATGttaaataggcagtgggaggcatggcttgggGACGAGGGAAAGGAGAGCCAAATGGCTatcctggaccaagcccagcgagccgctcgcgccagtggagccctgtacTAAGGGCACAACCACGCTCGCCTAATTTTGTTTTTGAAAAATAacgtttctttccttcgttccttTCAACAGTAGCATGAAGCTCCAGAGGAaatttgtagctttgtgctgctGTATGGTGGAggaccatttttttttactttcaacaaTAACACTGAACAACAGTCACACACGAGGATGGCAAACAAGAAAAAACTGGCCCTGTCCATGAAGTATTATCTTACTCAAAGGCTGCAAAGCTCTTGACCCATTGACACCAGATAGCCTACCACTAGGTTCTGCAATAACACACCGACAAGTCGTTGTATATTACTTTCATACATTACAAAGTAAACATATCAATGCAGCAACTTGCAATGACATGGCTCATTAACTTCTTTTGGACTTTGAACAAGTAACCTTCTGGAGAGCAAACTTTCTCATGGCCTTGAACAGCATTCACAACGTTCTTCCCTTGCCTTGTTTCATAATAGAGCCAAGAGCCCATGATATGTTAATGTTACAAGCTACACcgcctttttcttccctttctgCTGCATGGAATATTTCCAAATTTGCTTGGGTGTATTTCGCAGAAAACTCGTGGTGTTCTGCCAACTAGTGCACTGCGGACGAAGCCATGGTAAGCCAGAGCTGTGCTGACTGCTCACTGGGTGTAGTGCAAACTTTTGCTTGAATTCTCACCTGTTTTAGGCACATGCCTGTGTACTATCTTGTAGACATGATCATCACATGTACACATTTGTTCACAATGTCTAAACCTGGAGCCCCTTGTGAGCCATTTACTGACAAGAAAATGAGTTTATCGGTAAATAGGTACTCCTGACCCGAGTTGGCAGGCCACTGCATCCCACAATGCCTGATGCAAGCACATAGCATCTAAGGTCATGTTGACGCATTCAACATGACCTTCTTCCAATGGGTTGATTCATGGGTTTCAACATCTCAAAGTAGCACTGCATCTATGAGAGATGCCATAGGGGAGTACTCTGGAATTAATTTGGCCACATgagctctttaatgtgcacctaattctaaaTACATAAGTGTgcttgcatttcacccccttcACTATGAAGCTGCCATGGACAGGAATCGGAACTATCAACaacatgcttagcagcacaatgccaaagcCAATAAGGCACCAATTGACGGGCCTGAAGTACCTTATTATCCAGTAAAACATAATAGCGTAAACCAGGACAACCACAAAATGAGAGGGACACACACAGAAGTGCTACTAACAACTACTTTAATTCTCCCGCCACAATGCACATATATACACCATGGCCACACATGCGCAGATGTAATCAAAATGAACACATCATTTACGCCAGGCAGTTAACAGATATGTGAGCTTAAAAACTGGCACTCTGCAACTTAAAGAGGTAAGGATGTGTCACTGATACAGAcatctgcttttttctttatgTTATAGGCTTCTAGTACTAATCGCGCTTGCTCACTTTCGCTTGGCCCCAGAATCAAGGTCTCATCAAAGCGCGGTGCACAGTTGCGACAAGTACTCAAATAAGACGCAAGATGTGCCCCTCTGCCAGCATTACTGTTTGCTTTTCTGGTATGTTCCCTGAGTCACTCATTGATGCATCGCCCGGTCTGACCGATGTACGTCTTTCCACATGATAAAGGTAGGGCCTAAACAACTCCGATTGCATAGGGAACGTATGATATCCCATGCCTAATTTGGCAGCCTCGCCTGTTATCACTGCATGTGCAGGCACAGTTTCGCGAACTTATTCGGAGCAGAAAAATTCAGAGGGACACCGTGCCTACCTGCAACCTCTTAACGTTGCGGGAAACCTTATGTATGCAAGGCACAACCACAGGTCTGAACGCTTCACGTTCTGTCGTCTAACTCGTACTCGGCTTTCTGATTTTCAACCTCTGTAACAGACTTTCGGCTATAGCTGTCAAAAGTGTCATAGGGAACCCTGCTGCCGAAAGCCGGGGAACCTGATTACGAAAACATGCCTGCATTTTATTGCTGCACGATTTATTGAGAGCTGATTGCATGCATTGGGATGCTATGCCTCTTTTGACAATCCTTGAATGCTCCGAC from the Dermacentor variabilis isolate Ectoservices chromosome 9, ASM5094787v1, whole genome shotgun sequence genome contains:
- the LOC142557247 gene encoding uncharacterized protein LOC142557247, which codes for MPEHGRRALHRVCNSVSGVNWRSTRFVNELVVDRYACCVCHVIPSTTVVLLCGHALCEQCQRGSVVQDGGSVCPLDGEPFCEDSCQKLQLPENKKQDLKAYCWNEAQGCNFVGPLAALLRHFEAECAFHSFPCQRCGENVPNAQLAAHYIGRCSNGSSPGGATIVTDDVAAARQDVEQPRQNTYEDDISTLQSKVNELTQAARMQGAPPLEEWNAALAGSLQSLNANVALAAEKLSETIGDVSQAHQRMVSRNAEESSLARESELVRRETRSDAETAWREETRDILRNLEICARESVSCLQCMYRTLRKGDELFPTVQVFPVPPRIEDSTARMGDSCPPSCAEEKEAVYLVFVSNPEETRNLPLPYAEASFHRRGAWCRVLFGIRYGTYLPLLLPPFVAHLRRGLEFHWRSEQRTIRNIPQVVRVSILHSGGYIDLPLVEESNSLRQIAYSDEEWRMYVVENQLRFEIVVRD